In Planctomycetaceae bacterium, a single window of DNA contains:
- a CDS encoding CARDB domain-containing protein has product MTVRTFLRELTKLAGSRKQRRRTHAGLKRAPGSGPVIATQTLETRTLLSAVMWDGDGGDLQWTNPLNWSGDVLPGAADDVSIDVAGDITVEVTGNVFVNSLQSSESLNLYLTNLTVAAPSLISAATTITGGTTTAIGSDAVLNFSAGATINTTNLRATSGGELLFGPGTVFATNGGVHTTIEANGEGSLIDLSELAAFNGTSGTQGHTVFYTNVNAYGGGRVDLSGAVSVGNQTYIRASGQDSQGVASRVDLAAMTDLAGTGRGSVLWAADVGIIHAPIVNTIQTAGLIASAGATLDLSSATSYDGGLNAANILRADGESSVLDLSGLTSFAGVLGTQGHTTFYSTVEAINGGLVDLSSTVTISNQTWVSVSGADGMGVPSRLDLTGLTEIAGAGQGANFVASGPGQIDAPIVGTILKTGFQATNGAVLDMSSATVYDGGLGSTRNLRADGQGSVLDLSGLTSFVGAAGSQGHTVFFSIVEALGGGLVDLSNVQTSTLQVNYSSSGEDALGTDSLINLQSLTEVTGNSLNSMTTADVGRIDLSSLTILRGTSLYASAGSVLDVSGVAEYHGLTVNNSTILATGLNSLIDLSGLQVLEGNAGNQGHSVWYLTIQAMDSGNVELGVGANDVSQRVSIFAESGSVSAGQLNVLSGATFAAVGTLDADLVNGTNLRIGGSHGNLTGGLTLNGEFEQLPGGSLSLKIGGLTAGTQFDQFNVSGTMTLGGALNISLVNGFAPADGDDFEILTFGSRTGDFDAMNGLNLPGNQILYPTYSAGSLVLGAIGDDPPVIATLGASPDPILQSADLTLTADGVSDPNLNVAAVRFYHDTDENGLLDTGIDQLFGTDTDGTDGWSITAPATFAAGTHTFLVQAEDTTDNFSNVVSAGVELIPSVYWDGDAGDFLWTNPLNWSGDTLPGANDDVVINVAGDITVTHSGTNTTIRSLTSSESLNLSGGSLTVTATSVVHGAFAGSNATLTVSGPSATFLGAGPTTLSVTSLIANNGGVIELPNATSYAAATDGDTNLLADGAGSKLQLTGITSLKGVGRNGRVAIKTTGGGVIDLSNLVTIPSGTTEVSAMDPGSLIDFSRLQTWTDANQNRSSSVTWGNGGVVNVDSLLTMNSIGVTANTGETLVFPALTHMGAGSDTTAVLLADGIGSRIEFPVLTTMDGTNRHGATHLRARNGGVIDMSAVVHNLDGTTLVSAFDAGSLIDLSSLQTWTDGNQFNHSSVTWGLGGFVAVDSLHTISSVGIVSNTGDTLVFPALTAMQGGGDTSALVLAEGSDSRIEFPVLTTMDGTNRHGATEIRARNGGVIDMSSVIDNVNGTTVISAFDAGSLIDLSSLQYWIDGNQFGSSSLTWGDGGTVNVDSLQTTVNVSLLASGGNVLTFPAMERIGGTTDSASVILADGAGSRLEFPSVTVADGTRRHGNVAFRARNGGVVNLPALLEITTGAVAVSAADSDGFGNGSIVSMPLLQSWTHGNLFQASSLTGERDGIVNVGTLAAQTDIQGVQIAARGTGRLASHRLHLLTSTTLSGDGVVGADVVNTSGRVQVGHTIGLLTIDGDFQNETAGIVAIDIGGTAPGTDSDRLLVTGTAILDGTLQVSIVNGFVPVNGDAFEILQFGSRVCDFLTKTGLDLGNGLYLAAAFDLDSMTLNAGSIPDSGQQCQTTPVFTNVDVGPNPAKAADAISITFEVDVPLLTTPTVVIDGHSAVLSAQNGSLYTFTYTVTGTETEGAVDVVITATSLDGGVGTTTVITTLDFTDPVVTNITPDHSPADVGTVLTVTFDSSETLSNSTIVRIGGQPATRNSLPGYSYSRLLTGDEGLGQVTVEVAAVDVAGNTSSATRQILVLSGGLDMNATGISLTDDHPGVGQTVTASATVHNSSLHDAINVPVRLTIVEPVTGERVLQTYTIPLITAGGTASISADIDLATDGVHVFRVEIDPDNLIAEIIESDNVATRSILVDSAVHTVIDLAGSLSAGSAAPGTSLTLSGTASYFSSLNAAGPAAGATVNVSVSGTGLTQTGFTDSTGTFSLTFDSPVAPGDYVAQVTVSDGTTSTILALPFTVTAPSGGIDLVTNNGLVASSDATPIINGLVTLSARVYNVGSDDFTGTTSVDFYDGAILIGSQAIHNLTSQTFTDVAITHAFASPGVHTVSVRVDEADLVIENSETNNTGALSVTVLEAIPDLIAVDLQFSDETPATTDLVTLTAKVVNTGGSAATNVLVRFFDNGSPLGAVEVPSVAADGGVEFVSIQANPGTSGSRQISVVVDADNSIVESDETNNSWVETIEVHNPVAELQANLITLSSSTPLVNQLFDVSMSVSNTGEIAADHFDVQFLRDGVAFGTVHIATLAAGESTTVTLPASFNTVGPHSVSIVIDSGSAVTELLETNNQASKNLQVLATPLADLQISAEDFALSDSNPGAGDSVTVSVPVQNRGLASATGVTAELRIDGMVIGSAATTPTDLGAGQSGTWSFTFNAPVGDGFHLLEIVVDEGNLIGESEENNNRDFIQFLVGDHPDLVPSDITYSSDTPTEGDSVTIFATVHNDGDEASDAFTVRFLDGSQMIGQVTVPGLAVGTSQTVSVDFDTSGRAGLRDIQVIVDPGNLITEVNEGNNLINRGLIVAAADPIAPTTIATPSVAPNSAGWNRTDVEVVLTATDNTGGSGVSGLMYSIDGGPVQITFSNTQTILLSNEGIHTITYQAVDLAQNIEALQILTVRIDKTAPTAIHSGPFTVEEGNIVQLGGDASTDGLSGVANYGWDINANGVYDATAYLGSTAPFQQDVALRVVDEAGNETIVVTQVTVTNSGPVTVEPGDRGQLITGGAGTGNLVQIVVSLEEATNSAVEAEFLAYQTHLDNGLSDSTFVFSTLGFSLTGFEQFERLLEYGTFRGTYENVIVGSNYSENLTGTSDSDLIVGNGGNDTIIGLSGNDIIIGSTGNDVLDGGDGDDAFLYSGAANGFDSIEGGAGIDRAIGVNTGTIIGVNGYDNGVEEFIGLGDTIIRDTNYSRTLDFTNTILTGIAEVDAAGGNDTVNASNLSDGVYRGGTGDDVLAAGDMAVTWLYSGTNQGFDSFDNGTGLSIAVAETNGTIIGVNGYDNGVEEFIGLGDTIIRDTNYSRTLDFTNTILTGIAEVDAAGGNDTVISSSLSSLMYRMGTGNDWLVVSAANPGVEVVIIDFNQSGVDHIDLQTLSLTNGFQDLQFEQQGASTAVAAPGLNLRLLDTLFTELEEQDFLFA; this is encoded by the coding sequence ATGACCGTGCGAACATTTCTGCGTGAACTTACAAAGTTAGCCGGAAGTCGGAAGCAGCGGCGCAGAACCCATGCAGGATTGAAAAGGGCTCCTGGCAGCGGGCCCGTCATTGCAACGCAGACTCTGGAGACCAGGACGCTGTTATCAGCAGTCATGTGGGACGGCGATGGGGGTGACTTGCAGTGGACCAATCCACTGAACTGGAGTGGTGACGTTCTTCCGGGAGCAGCCGACGATGTTTCGATTGATGTCGCTGGTGATATCACCGTGGAAGTCACTGGAAATGTTTTTGTCAACAGTCTGCAAAGTTCGGAAAGCCTCAACCTCTATCTGACCAATCTCACGGTGGCAGCGCCTTCCCTCATTTCGGCGGCGACGACCATCACGGGGGGCACCACGACAGCCATCGGCTCGGACGCCGTGTTGAATTTTTCTGCAGGGGCGACAATCAATACAACAAATCTGCGTGCCACAAGCGGAGGAGAACTGCTGTTCGGTCCCGGCACGGTGTTCGCGACCAACGGCGGTGTCCATACAACGATCGAAGCCAATGGCGAAGGCAGCCTCATTGATCTGTCGGAACTTGCGGCGTTCAACGGAACAAGTGGAACTCAGGGCCATACGGTCTTCTATACCAACGTGAATGCATACGGCGGCGGCCGAGTCGACTTATCTGGTGCTGTGAGTGTCGGGAATCAGACCTACATCAGAGCCAGTGGTCAGGACAGTCAGGGCGTAGCAAGCCGGGTGGACCTGGCCGCCATGACGGACCTGGCCGGAACTGGACGTGGGTCTGTGCTGTGGGCCGCAGATGTCGGCATCATCCATGCGCCGATTGTCAATACGATTCAAACGGCAGGACTGATTGCCTCGGCCGGGGCGACGCTGGATCTGTCGAGCGCCACGTCGTATGACGGTGGCCTCAACGCCGCCAACATTCTGCGTGCCGATGGCGAAAGCAGCGTGCTGGATCTTTCCGGACTGACGTCATTTGCCGGTGTTCTGGGAACTCAGGGTCATACAACGTTCTATTCAACCGTCGAAGCGATCAATGGCGGACTGGTCGATTTGTCGTCGACCGTCACCATCAGCAACCAGACGTGGGTGAGTGTCAGCGGAGCCGATGGCATGGGCGTACCCAGCCGCTTAGATCTCACGGGCCTGACAGAAATCGCTGGTGCCGGGCAGGGAGCCAACTTTGTCGCGTCTGGTCCCGGGCAGATTGATGCTCCTATTGTCGGCACCATCCTGAAGACTGGATTTCAGGCCACTAACGGTGCTGTTCTGGACATGTCCAGCGCAACAGTCTACGACGGCGGCCTCGGGTCCACTCGAAACCTTCGAGCGGATGGTCAGGGCAGCGTACTGGATCTGTCCGGTCTCACTTCGTTTGTCGGAGCCGCCGGGTCACAGGGCCATACCGTCTTCTTTTCCATCGTAGAAGCTCTTGGCGGCGGTCTTGTTGATTTGAGTAACGTCCAGACCTCGACGCTGCAGGTCAATTACTCATCATCCGGCGAGGATGCTCTGGGGACGGACAGTCTGATCAATCTCCAATCTCTGACCGAGGTGACGGGGAATTCTCTGAACAGTATGACAACGGCCGATGTTGGCCGGATTGATTTGTCATCCCTGACGATTCTACGAGGAACCAGTCTTTACGCATCCGCAGGCAGCGTGCTGGATGTGTCTGGTGTAGCGGAATACCACGGACTCACGGTGAACAACAGCACGATTCTCGCCACCGGCCTGAACAGTCTCATTGATTTGTCTGGGCTGCAGGTGTTGGAAGGTAACGCCGGAAATCAGGGACATTCCGTCTGGTACCTGACCATTCAGGCGATGGACTCGGGCAATGTCGAACTGGGGGTCGGGGCGAATGATGTTTCCCAGCGAGTGTCGATCTTTGCCGAATCCGGATCTGTGTCAGCCGGTCAGCTGAACGTACTTTCCGGAGCCACATTTGCGGCGGTGGGTACATTGGATGCCGATCTGGTTAACGGAACCAACCTTCGAATCGGAGGCTCGCATGGCAACCTGACCGGAGGGCTGACGCTGAACGGGGAATTCGAACAACTCCCCGGCGGATCGCTTTCTCTGAAGATTGGCGGACTGACGGCAGGCACACAGTTCGATCAGTTTAACGTATCCGGAACAATGACTCTGGGCGGCGCATTGAACATCTCGCTGGTGAATGGATTTGCTCCGGCTGATGGTGATGATTTTGAGATTCTGACGTTTGGTTCACGAACAGGCGACTTCGATGCCATGAACGGGCTCAACCTGCCCGGCAATCAGATTCTGTATCCGACTTACAGCGCAGGTAGTCTGGTTCTGGGTGCTATTGGCGACGATCCTCCTGTCATCGCAACACTGGGTGCCTCGCCGGATCCAATTCTGCAGAGCGCTGATCTGACGCTGACAGCTGATGGGGTGAGTGATCCGAATCTCAATGTGGCTGCCGTACGGTTTTATCACGACACGGATGAAAACGGCCTGCTGGACACCGGCATCGATCAGTTATTTGGAACGGACACGGATGGTACGGATGGCTGGAGCATTACGGCTCCGGCGACGTTCGCGGCAGGAACACACACGTTTCTTGTTCAGGCCGAAGACACCACCGACAACTTCAGCAACGTTGTATCTGCAGGTGTTGAACTGATTCCGTCCGTGTACTGGGACGGGGATGCAGGCGACTTCCTGTGGACCAATCCGCTGAACTGGAGCGGCGACACTCTTCCCGGGGCAAACGATGATGTCGTAATCAACGTCGCCGGAGACATTACCGTTACACATTCAGGAACCAACACAACAATTCGCTCGTTGACCAGCAGTGAGTCACTTAATCTTTCCGGCGGATCACTGACGGTGACGGCCACATCAGTCGTTCATGGCGCGTTTGCCGGATCGAATGCGACCCTGACAGTTTCGGGCCCGAGTGCGACGTTTCTGGGAGCGGGGCCGACAACACTCAGCGTGACAAGCCTGATCGCGAACAACGGAGGCGTGATTGAACTTCCCAATGCCACAAGCTACGCGGCGGCAACAGACGGTGACACCAATCTGCTGGCCGACGGAGCTGGCAGCAAACTGCAGCTGACGGGGATCACATCGCTGAAAGGCGTCGGACGAAATGGTCGCGTGGCCATCAAGACGACGGGCGGCGGAGTGATTGACCTCAGCAACCTTGTGACGATTCCGTCAGGGACAACGGAGGTCAGCGCAATGGACCCGGGGAGTCTCATCGACTTTTCCCGATTGCAGACGTGGACCGATGCGAATCAGAATCGGTCATCGTCCGTAACCTGGGGCAACGGCGGAGTGGTAAACGTTGATTCTTTACTGACGATGAACAGTATCGGCGTCACCGCAAATACCGGCGAAACGCTGGTGTTCCCCGCGCTGACACATATGGGTGCAGGGTCGGATACGACAGCCGTTCTGCTTGCCGACGGAATTGGCAGCCGGATAGAATTTCCCGTACTGACCACGATGGATGGCACCAATCGCCATGGGGCAACTCACCTCAGGGCCCGCAACGGCGGCGTGATCGATATGTCTGCCGTTGTTCACAATCTGGACGGCACCACACTGGTTTCGGCATTCGATGCGGGCAGTTTGATTGATCTGTCGAGCCTTCAGACCTGGACGGACGGAAATCAGTTCAATCATTCGTCTGTGACGTGGGGACTAGGCGGGTTCGTTGCGGTCGACAGTCTTCATACGATCAGCAGTGTGGGGATCGTGTCGAACACCGGAGACACGCTGGTGTTCCCGGCGCTCACAGCCATGCAGGGGGGCGGCGACACATCTGCACTGGTTCTTGCTGAGGGCTCCGACAGTCGTATTGAGTTCCCTGTACTGACGACGATGGACGGCACCAATCGTCATGGCGCAACGGAAATCAGAGCACGGAATGGCGGGGTCATTGACATGTCGTCCGTCATTGACAACGTCAACGGAACGACGGTCATCTCCGCGTTTGATGCGGGAAGCCTGATCGACCTGTCCAGCCTGCAATACTGGATAGACGGCAACCAGTTCGGATCATCATCTTTGACATGGGGTGATGGCGGAACAGTGAATGTTGATTCGCTGCAGACCACGGTAAACGTAAGCCTGCTTGCGAGCGGGGGAAATGTTCTGACCTTTCCGGCAATGGAAAGAATCGGCGGAACGACAGATTCTGCCTCAGTAATTCTCGCGGACGGTGCTGGCAGCCGCCTGGAATTTCCTTCCGTCACCGTCGCTGACGGGACAAGGCGACACGGTAACGTGGCCTTCAGAGCCCGGAACGGCGGCGTGGTAAACCTGCCTGCACTGCTTGAAATCACAACCGGAGCAGTCGCCGTCTCGGCAGCTGATTCGGATGGATTCGGAAACGGCAGCATCGTGAGTATGCCGCTTCTGCAAAGCTGGACGCACGGCAATCTCTTTCAGGCGTCTTCACTGACGGGTGAAAGGGACGGAATCGTCAATGTCGGGACGCTCGCCGCCCAGACAGATATACAGGGCGTCCAGATAGCGGCAAGAGGGACTGGGCGACTAGCCAGCCATCGTCTGCATTTGCTGACTTCCACAACGTTAAGCGGTGACGGGGTTGTCGGGGCCGATGTCGTCAACACATCCGGACGTGTTCAGGTCGGCCATACGATCGGCCTGTTGACTATTGATGGCGACTTTCAGAACGAAACGGCCGGTATCGTCGCGATTGACATTGGCGGAACAGCACCGGGTACCGACAGCGATCGTTTGTTGGTGACTGGAACAGCTATCCTGGACGGCACACTTCAGGTCTCCATTGTCAATGGTTTTGTCCCCGTCAATGGTGATGCGTTTGAGATTCTGCAGTTCGGTAGCCGTGTTTGTGACTTCCTTACCAAGACCGGCCTGGATCTCGGCAACGGACTTTATCTGGCGGCCGCGTTCGACCTGGATTCGATGACACTGAATGCAGGCAGTATCCCGGATTCCGGGCAACAGTGTCAGACGACTCCCGTCTTTACCAATGTGGATGTCGGACCGAATCCGGCGAAAGCGGCCGATGCGATTTCGATCACTTTTGAAGTCGACGTACCCCTGCTCACAACGCCCACGGTTGTCATCGATGGTCATTCAGCAGTCCTTTCCGCTCAAAACGGATCGCTGTATACGTTCACCTACACCGTTACAGGAACGGAAACAGAGGGCGCAGTCGATGTCGTGATAACCGCGACCAGTCTCGACGGTGGTGTTGGCACAACCACGGTCATCACGACGCTGGATTTCACGGACCCTGTGGTTACAAACATCACTCCGGATCACAGTCCCGCCGATGTCGGCACGGTTCTGACGGTGACATTCGATTCATCTGAAACCCTGAGTAATAGCACAATTGTTCGGATTGGCGGACAACCTGCCACTCGCAATAGTCTGCCCGGCTATTCCTACAGCCGCCTGCTGACGGGCGACGAGGGACTCGGTCAGGTCACTGTGGAGGTGGCAGCCGTTGACGTTGCCGGAAATACCAGTTCAGCCACTCGTCAGATCCTGGTTCTCAGCGGTGGTCTGGATATGAATGCGACCGGGATCTCGTTGACGGATGATCATCCGGGCGTTGGGCAGACAGTCACAGCTTCCGCCACGGTGCATAACAGTTCGCTGCACGATGCCATCAACGTCCCCGTGCGACTGACCATTGTCGAACCGGTGACAGGCGAGCGTGTGCTGCAGACATACACGATCCCGCTGATTACGGCAGGTGGAACGGCCAGCATCAGCGCGGACATCGACCTGGCGACTGATGGAGTGCACGTCTTCCGCGTTGAAATTGATCCCGACAACCTGATTGCGGAGATCATCGAATCTGACAATGTGGCAACCCGGTCGATCCTGGTGGACAGTGCCGTCCACACCGTGATCGACCTGGCGGGTTCGCTATCAGCAGGCAGCGCTGCGCCAGGAACATCGCTGACTCTGTCCGGAACAGCATCTTACTTTTCCAGCCTGAATGCGGCCGGGCCCGCTGCAGGTGCCACGGTGAACGTAAGTGTGTCGGGTACTGGGCTAACCCAAACCGGTTTCACGGACAGTACCGGCACGTTTTCGCTGACTTTCGACTCCCCTGTGGCTCCTGGCGACTATGTCGCCCAGGTGACCGTTTCTGATGGGACCACCAGCACAATCCTGGCGCTGCCATTCACGGTCACGGCCCCTTCGGGGGGTATCGACCTGGTGACAAACAATGGGCTGGTTGCTTCCTCTGATGCGACGCCAATCATCAACGGTTTGGTCACACTAAGCGCCCGAGTTTACAACGTGGGTAGTGACGACTTTACGGGGACAACGTCGGTCGACTTCTACGACGGAGCCATCCTGATCGGTAGTCAGGCGATTCACAATTTAACATCACAGACTTTTACGGATGTCGCGATTACACACGCATTCGCGTCGCCGGGAGTTCATACCGTCAGCGTGCGGGTAGACGAAGCCGATCTGGTCATCGAAAACAGCGAAACCAACAACACTGGTGCACTGTCTGTGACTGTACTGGAAGCCATTCCGGATCTGATCGCAGTGGACCTTCAGTTTTCGGATGAAACTCCGGCAACTACCGATCTGGTAACTCTGACAGCGAAGGTGGTGAACACCGGCGGCAGCGCTGCGACAAATGTTCTGGTGCGATTCTTTGATAATGGCAGCCCTCTGGGCGCCGTTGAGGTGCCCTCTGTGGCAGCGGATGGTGGCGTGGAGTTTGTGTCCATTCAGGCGAATCCGGGGACGAGTGGATCGCGACAGATTTCTGTCGTCGTAGATGCCGACAACTCGATTGTTGAGTCGGATGAAACAAACAACTCGTGGGTTGAGACGATTGAAGTTCACAATCCAGTTGCCGAATTGCAGGCGAATCTGATCACACTATCCAGTAGCACGCCACTGGTGAATCAATTGTTTGATGTGAGCATGTCGGTTAGCAATACGGGCGAGATCGCGGCTGATCACTTTGATGTCCAGTTCCTCAGGGATGGCGTCGCGTTCGGTACCGTGCATATTGCAACTCTGGCTGCGGGTGAATCCACTACGGTGACCCTGCCAGCGTCATTCAACACTGTTGGACCGCATTCCGTCAGTATCGTGATTGATTCCGGATCTGCAGTAACGGAGCTTCTGGAAACGAACAATCAGGCGTCGAAGAATCTGCAGGTTCTGGCCACGCCGCTTGCCGATCTGCAGATCAGCGCAGAAGACTTTGCCCTGTCAGATTCAAATCCAGGGGCCGGCGACAGCGTGACCGTATCTGTACCGGTGCAAAACCGTGGACTGGCGTCAGCAACGGGCGTAACGGCCGAACTGCGAATCGACGGCATGGTCATTGGCAGTGCCGCGACCACTCCGACGGATCTGGGCGCCGGACAAAGCGGCACCTGGTCGTTCACGTTTAACGCTCCGGTTGGCGATGGTTTCCATTTGCTGGAGATTGTCGTTGACGAAGGCAATCTGATCGGAGAATCCGAAGAAAACAACAACCGGGACTTCATTCAGTTCCTCGTTGGGGATCACCCGGACCTCGTGCCGAGCGACATTACGTATTCGTCCGACACACCGACCGAAGGCGACAGCGTGACGATCTTCGCGACGGTTCACAACGACGGCGACGAAGCATCCGATGCCTTTACCGTACGGTTCCTTGATGGTTCTCAAATGATTGGACAAGTGACGGTTCCCGGCCTTGCGGTCGGCACCAGCCAGACAGTGAGTGTGGACTTTGACACCAGTGGTCGAGCTGGGCTGCGAGACATTCAGGTTATTGTTGACCCGGGCAATCTGATTACAGAAGTGAACGAAGGCAACAACCTGATCAATCGAGGACTCATCGTTGCTGCAGCCGATCCCATCGCGCCGACAACCATTGCAACACCATCTGTCGCGCCCAATTCCGCTGGCTGGAACAGGACCGACGTTGAGGTTGTCCTGACGGCTACAGACAATACCGGAGGTTCCGGAGTCTCCGGGCTGATGTATTCAATCGACGGTGGTCCCGTGCAGATAACGTTCAGTAACACGCAGACCATTCTGCTGTCGAACGAAGGGATTCACACAATTACTTATCAGGCAGTCGATCTTGCACAAAACATCGAAGCGCTCCAGATACTGACCGTGCGAATTGATAAGACGGCACCGACAGCCATCCACAGTGGTCCGTTTACGGTCGAAGAAGGCAACATCGTCCAACTGGGCGGAGATGCTTCCACAGATGGTTTGTCGGGTGTTGCCAACTACGGATGGGATATCAATGCAAATGGTGTCTATGATGCGACGGCGTATTTGGGATCAACGGCACCATTCCAGCAGGACGTGGCTCTGCGAGTTGTGGATGAGGCGGGCAACGAAACAATTGTGGTGACCCAGGTCACGGTCACAAACTCCGGCCCCGTCACTGTGGAACCAGGAGATCGCGGTCAGCTGATCACGGGAGGTGCTGGCACAGGTAATCTGGTTCAAATTGTGGTGTCGCTGGAAGAAGCGACGAATTCGGCCGTAGAAGCAGAGTTTCTTGCTTATCAGACCCATCTGGACAACGGTCTGTCAGACTCGACGTTCGTGTTCTCGACCCTTGGCTTCAGCCTCACCGGATTCGAGCAATTTGAGCGACTGCTGGAGTACGGAACATTCAGAGGCACCTATGAAAATGTAATCGTTGGCAGCAACTACAGTGAGAATCTGACAGGAACTTCCGATTCGGATCTGATCGTTGGCAATGGTGGCAATGACACAATTATCGGCCTCAGTGGTAACGATATCATCATCGGCAGTACTGGAAACGACGTGCTTGACGGTGGCGATGGCGATGACGCATTTCTGTATTCGGGCGCAGCCAACGGTTTTGATTCCATCGAAGGCGGCGCGGGCATAGACCGGGCCATCGGAGTCAATACGGGTACCATCATCGGAGTCAATGGGTACGACAACGGGGTTGAGGAATTCATCGGGCTCGGTGATACCATCATTCGTGACACCAACTACAGCAGAACTCTCGACTTCACCAACACCATCCTCACCGGCATTGCAGAAGTCGATGCGGCCGGTGGAAACGACACCGTCAACGCTTCAAACCTCAGCGATGGTGTCTACCGAGGTGGTACCGGCGATGATGTCCTCGCTGCTGGCGATATGGCCGTGACATGGCTGTATAGCGGAACCAATCAGGGGTTCGATTCCTTCGACAACGGTACCGGGCTATCCATCGCCGTCGCAGAAACCAACGGTACCATCATCGGAGTCAATGGGTACGACAACGGGGTTGAGGAATTCATCGGGCTCGGTGATACCATCATTCGTGACACCAACTACAGCAGGACTCTCGACTTCACCAACACCATCCTCACCGGCATTGCAGAAGTCGATGCGGCCGGTGGAAACGACACCGTGATTTCTTCCTCGCTAAGCAGTCTGATGTATCGAATGGGAACCGGAAACGACTGGCTGGTCGTGTCAGCCGCTAACCCGGGCGTTGAGGTTGTGATCATCGATTTCAACCAGTCAGGAGTTGACCACATCGACCTCCAAACCCTTTCACTGACAAACGGCTTCCAAGATTTACAATTCGAGCAACAGGGTGCATCCACCGCGGTCGCAGCACCGGGACTCAATCTGCGTCTCCTGGACACGCTGTTCACAGAACTTGAAGAGCAGGATTTTCTGTTCGCCTGA
- a CDS encoding VWA domain-containing protein translates to MSSFRFHDPFWLLALVVVLGVFVRQHRRKPVAVLYSDVTLLRTLPVTLAQQVRRRLPWLQLAGLVLIVLALARPQFGLEEFRIRTEGIAIQMCIDRSGSMQAMDFPIEGEQVNRLDAVKHVFQQFVSGGEGFDGRPDDLIGLIAFGGYADAKCPPTLDHGALLEVLKKIEIPRPIFDKRGRVINEQLLQEEQATAIGDALALAVDRLKDTPSKSKVIVLLSDGENTAGVIQPEEAAEAAAAFGIRIYAIGIGTTGTAPYPGVDLFGRQVLQSRPVRLDEETLKMLAEKTSGQYFNAQDTQSLVRVYEQIDQLEKTETEGTIYTEYRELFPTLLTAGFICILLQTILAATWLRGLP, encoded by the coding sequence ATGTCCTCCTTTCGGTTTCATGATCCCTTCTGGCTGCTGGCTCTGGTAGTGGTTCTGGGGGTATTTGTCAGGCAACATCGTCGCAAGCCTGTGGCTGTGTTGTATTCAGACGTGACCCTGCTGCGGACCTTGCCTGTTACACTGGCTCAGCAGGTGCGGCGGCGGCTACCCTGGTTGCAGCTGGCGGGTTTGGTGCTGATTGTGCTGGCTCTGGCTCGTCCCCAATTTGGTCTCGAAGAGTTTCGCATTCGGACCGAAGGCATTGCGATTCAGATGTGTATCGATCGCTCTGGTTCAATGCAGGCGATGGATTTTCCGATTGAGGGGGAGCAGGTAAACCGGCTGGATGCAGTCAAACACGTCTTTCAGCAGTTTGTTTCCGGAGGCGAAGGTTTTGACGGTCGCCCCGATGATTTGATCGGTCTGATTGCGTTTGGTGGATATGCCGACGCCAAATGTCCGCCAACCCTGGACCATGGCGCCTTGCTGGAAGTTTTGAAGAAGATTGAGATCCCCAGGCCCATTTTTGATAAACGGGGTCGAGTCATCAATGAACAATTGCTGCAGGAAGAGCAGGCAACGGCGATTGGCGATGCACTGGCACTGGCCGTGGATCGTCTGAAAGATACCCCTTCGAAAAGTAAGGTGATTGTGTTGCTGTCGGATGGCGAAAACACGGCGGGAGTCATACAGCCTGAGGAAGCAGCCGAAGCCGCGGCGGCCTTTGGGATCCGGATCTATGCCATCGGGATTGGTACGACAGGTACTGCGCCGTATCCGGGCGTCGATTTGTTTGGTCGTCAGGTACTGCAGTCGCGGCCAGTGCGACTGGATGAGGAAACGTTGAAAATGCTGGCGGAAAAAACGAGCGGTCAGTATTTCAATGCTCAGGACACCCAGTCACTTGTGCGGGTTTACGAGCAGATTGACCAGCTGGAAAAGACGGAAACTGAGGGCACCATTTATACGGAATACCGCGAACTCTTTCCTACTTTGCTTACCGCCGGATTCATTTGCATTCTGCTTCAGACCATTCTGGCGGCTACCTGGCTTCGAGGGTTGCCTTAG